One segment of Brassica napus cultivar Da-Ae chromosome C3, Da-Ae, whole genome shotgun sequence DNA contains the following:
- the LOC106416632 gene encoding putative U-box domain-containing protein 50, translating into MEETQNQVLEEEAKGSTTVEKVYIAVGNDLQEGFKTIDWALKKWDNIPISIVLLHLCSISQDFVYTPFGKLPASSVSEEKLQVLRKYEDQKINKLLSKYVTFCKKLQVKAELHKVEKEDDSIQVLILDLITKFRITKLVMGITFMRSSSSWKSKSAISGSFHIYQNKPDFCEFYIICGGKMVLLKRENDANNNIRSWIGKMFHDPGRNLDRSSNGSDDPEASGSPWDKNLQEMEIYFQQLLSLNLEEDDEDNVQEEEDEDGGDEVALDVLQHLNVGEKLEYVRRKVNEAKLMIDENMREVKVNAERLDKAEWAISLCNCRIEELEAGIKEETERREKLQGTLDSDRECIEQTKNDVEKGKAKLVSLGELREELSSKVETMREAKQRAEAELERVALEKGEMIMEIEKLKNQRDVFNRRIEFCKEKGLLDSKKEEVKCGYREYVAEDIRLATESYSDRLRLKSGGNWTNVYRGRIKHTTMAVKVIGDRLSDEEFAAKVKLLNEIRHPNLVAIAGFSSERPKCILFEYMHSGNLRDNLFTSQRKTRRSKILKWHDRIRIAHQVCSGLGFLHSVKPKPIVHGRLTPSKILLDRNLVAKITGFGLVMHSDQSDTKPDVMAFGVLLLHLLTGRNWPGLLKAMSMNQASILRDLDQTAGKWPLELAKEFGALAVNCSSVNRGGNMDFSTKEIMEELGKIMEKAKEFRTKGGYEEATNSKNDEADPNDIPSVFICPILQEVMKNPHIAADGFSYELEAIEEWLSMGHDTSPMTNLRLDYQVLTPNHTLRALIQAWHSKTAAQASS; encoded by the exons atggaAGAAACTCAGAATCAGGTAttggaagaagaagcaaaaggaTCAACGACGGTGGAGAAAGTGTATATAGCCGTAGGAAACGATTTACAAGAAGGTTTCAAGACGATCGATTGGGCTTTAAAGAAATGGGACAACATACCAATCTCCATCGTTCTTCTCCACCTCTGCAGCATTTCTCAAGATTTCGTCTACACCCCTT TTGGGAAGCTCCCAGCGAGTTCTGTGAGCGAGGAGAAGCTTCAAGTACTGAGAAAGTACGAAGACCAAAAGATCAACAAGTTGTTGTCTAAATACGTTactttttgtaaaaag TTACAGGTGAAAGCAGAGTTACACAAGGTGGAGAAGGAAGACGATTCAATCCAAGTACTAATCTTAGATCTAATCACAAAGTTCCGAATCACAAAACTCGTCATGGGAATCACTTTCATgagatcttcttcatcttg GAAATCCAAGAGTGCGATAAGCGGATCGTTCCACATATATCAGAATAAACCGGATTTTTGCGAGTTTTATATAATCTGTGGAGGCAAAATGGTTTTGCTAAAGAGAGAGAACGATGCCAACAACAATATTAGAAGCTGGATTGGTAAAATGTTCCATGATCCGGGGAGAAACTTAGACCGTTCATCTAACGGCAGTGATGATCCAGAGGCTAGTGGAAGTCCATGGGATAAGAACTTGCAGGAGATGGAGATTTATTTCCAGCAACTGTTGAGTTTGAATCttgaagaagacgatgaagaCAATGtccaagaagaagaggatgaagATGGTGGTGACGAGGTGGCACTAGACGTGCTGCAACATTTG AATGTAGGAGAGAAGTTAGAGTATGTGAGAAGAAAGGTGAATGAAGCCAAGCTGATGATAGATGAGAACATGAGAGAAGTCAAAGTCAACGCTGAGAGATTAGACAAAGCTGAATGGGCTATCTCTTTATGCAACTGCAGA ATTGAAGAGCTTGAAGCTGGGATCAAAGAAGAAACCGAGAGACGAGAGAAGCTTCAAGGGACGCTAGATTCAGACAGAGAATGCATTGAACAAACAAAGAACGACGTCGAAAAAGGAAAAGCAAAGCTAGTTTCTCTTGGGGAGCTTCGAGAGGAGCTCTCAAGCAAGGTTGAGACAATGAGGGAAGCTAAACAGCGAGCAGAAGCTGAGCTAGAGAGGGTCGCGTTAGAGAAAGGAGAGATGATAATGGAGATCGAGAAGCTTAAGAACCAAAGAGATGTTTTCAACCGTAGGATTGAGTTTTGCAAAGAGAAAGGGCTGTTGGACTCCAAGAAAGAAGAAGTCAAGTGTGGGTATAGAGAGTACGTTGCAGAGGATATAAGACTGGCCACAGAGAGTTACTCTGATCGGTTGAGGTTAAAATCTGGCGGTAACTGGACGAATGTGTACCGAGGGAGGATCAAGCACACAACAATGGCTGTGAAAGTGATTGGAGACCGTTTATCAGATGAGGAGTTTGCAGCAAAGGTCAAGCTTTTGAATGAGATTAGGCATCCTAACTTGGTAGCAATAGCTGGCTTCTCTTCAGAGAGGCCTAAGTGCATACTCTTCGAGTATATGCATAGTGGGAATTTAAGGGATAACCTATTCACATCGCAGAGGAAGACAAGAAGAAGCAAGATACTTAAATGGCACGATAGGATACGTATAGCTCACCAGGTCTGCTCTGGACTCGGTTTTCTACATTCCGTTAAGCCGAAACCGATCGTCCACGGTCGTCTCACGCCGTCCAAGATCCTCTTGGACCGTAACCTTGTAGCTAAAATAACAGGTTTTGGACTTGTAATGCATAGTGACCAGTCTGATACAAAGCCTGATGTTATGGCTTTCGGAGTATTGCTACTTCATCTTTTAACCGGGAGAAACTGGCCCGGTTTGCTGAAGGCGATGTCGATGAACCAGGCGAGTATTCTCAGGGATTTGGACCAAACGGCTGGTAAGTGGCCGTTGGAGTTAGCTAAGGAGTTCGGTGCACTTGCGGTGAATTGCTCTTCGGTTAACAGAGGAGGGAACATGGATTTTTCGACGAAAGAGATCATGGAGGAGCTTGGTAAGATTATGGAGAAAGCTAAGGAGTTTAGAACCAAAGGAGGATACGAGGAAGCAACTAACTCAAAGAACGATGAAGCAGATCCGAATGATATACCGAGTGTTTTCATATGTCCTATACTTCAAGAAGTGATGAAGAATCCACATATTGCAGCAGATGGATTCTCGTATGAGCTTGAGGCTATAGAGGAGTGGCTAAGCATGGGACATGACACATCTCCTATGACGAATCTGAGACTGGATTATCAAGTTCTAACACCGAACCATACTCTTCGTGCTCTCATTCAAGCTTGGCATAGCAAAACAGCAGCACAAGCTTCCTCCTAA
- the LOC106416634 gene encoding protein SKIP34: MCYGHNQSFSRNSLRSRSHDGENEDSLVVDDLRDRLAETEARLRRARAREAELSRRLEQMKRFVSVMEIMEAFLERRFQEQKDRIDRLFSPVSTK; the protein is encoded by the coding sequence ATGTGTTACGGTCACAATCAATCGTTTTCACGCAACAGCCTCCGTAGCCGATCTCACGACGGAGAAAACGAAGATTCGTTGGTGGTCGATGATCTTCGTGACCGGCTCGCGGAAACAGAGGCGCGGCTGCGACGAGCCAGAGCGAGAGAAGCGGAGCTCAGCCGTCGGTTAGAGCAGATGAAGAGATTCGTTTCCGTCATGGAGATCATGGAGGCTTTCTTAGAACGGAGATTCCAAGAGCAGAAAGATCGAATCGATCGCCTCTTCTCCCCCGTATCAACCAAATAA